Below is a genomic region from Heptranchias perlo isolate sHepPer1 chromosome 26, sHepPer1.hap1, whole genome shotgun sequence.
CCGAGGGTGGCCGGGTACAGGGGCAGGGTCACAGGTACAGGGGCCGAGGGTGGCCGGGTACAGGGGCCGAGGGTGGCCGGGTACAGGGGCCGAGGGTGGCCGGTGTACAGGGGCCGGGGGTGGCCGGGTACAGGGGCCGAGGGTGGCCGGGTACAGGGGCCGGGTCACAGGTACAGGGGCCGAGGGTGGCCGGGTACAGGGGCCGGGGGTGGCCGGGTACAGGGGCCGGGGGTGGCCGGGTACAGGGGCCGGGGGTGGCCGGGTACAGGGGCCGGGGGTGGCCGGGTACAGGGGCCGGGGGTGGCCGGGTACAGGGGCCGGGTCACAGGTACAGGGGCCGAGGGTGGCCGGGTACAGGGCTGACATCATGGGTACAGGGGCCGAGGGTGATCGGGCTCAGGGTGGGGTCATGGGTACAGGGGCTAATAGTGCCCGGGCTCAGGGGCCGAGGGTGCCTGGGCTCAGGGGCCGAGTCGCCGCGGTGCCCTGGTACAGATGTTTAAATACTATGCTGTCGGGTGAATCACTGGGGCTGTTGAGTCAGTGAGCCTTGAATTTTCCAAAGAAGGCTGAGGACTTGAATTTTACAGACTTTATAACAACACATTTGAAGCGGTGGTGGAGTTTAGCAGACTGATACTCTGTCACAGTAACTGTTACTCCATGGTCTGAGATTGTGCACTAACTACACAATTCCAAattttcttttaaacattttaaatggaCCAAGGTTTGGCCTACATAAAGAAGCATGTGTGtaagagatggtgcagtctggacTTGTATACTACACACTTTCAACTACAGACACAGTAAACAACAGGGTCTGTAGGAGAGGAACACACATTGAGTACAGCTCAGGGCAATGGGCAGTGTGTCTGCAGGGGAGGAACAGCTTAATGATGTGATCTGACACATCACTCAGTACAGTTGGAAATTTTGCTCCTCCCTCCATTCCTGTGATTTAAGCAAGTTGGGAGCGGCTGAAAGCCGTGTGTTGAGATTTCTGGACCTGGGTTAGAGGTGGGACTGGTGGGTGTCACCAGCTCCGATAAGCTGAGGGATGATGTCTGTAAGTTGAGGTGAGGACAGTGTGCTGACCTCATGTTAATGCTGCCCATCTCCTCCTGTAGCTAACAGCCGTCCACCTGGTGGATTCTCACTACTGCACCGATCCTGCCAAGTTCATCTCCATCCTGTGCACGTCCCTGTCCACCATGCTGCACGTGGAGCTGCCTCACATCAACATCCTCTCCAAAATGGACCTCATCGAACAGTTTGGGAAATTGGGTAAGGCTGTCCGGGGGTACGTGCAACAAAATGGGTGTCTGGGGAGGGGCTGGGTGAACACGGAGGGTCTAGATCTATGGGGAAGGGGCTGGGTGTCCTGGAGGCGGGCTGGGTGTCCCGGGGTCGTGCTGTGTGGAGGGGGGCTGGGTGATCACggcgggcagggtggggggggggtctgggtctgtgggactgggtgatggtgggggtctgggccTGTGGGAAGGGGCTGGGTGATCACGGAGAGGGGTGTCTGGGGAAGGGGCTGGGGATCTGGACTTCATGCTGAACCATAAACAAACTGGTTCTAATGTTAGAAAGTCGAGGAGCAGAGTTCAGTCTTTAATTTCTGGTGTTGATAATTTACAGCtggaaatattttaaatatttgtgTTGATGCGATTTATTGCAAATGCAGCCAGTGCTTGGTGTGGAGAAAATGATATCACAGGAGCACTGGCCTATCAGCAAATGTGGGCCTGAATTCGGGCTAATGTTGCAGGGTCTGCCTTCATTCTTTTTAAGCGTTTAACCTGGATTATTACACGGAGGTGTTGGATCTGTCCTACTTGTTGGATCACTTGGCCAACGAtcccttcttcaaaaaattccgaCAATTAAACAAGAAGCTGGTGGAGGTGATTGAGGATTACAGTCTGGTCTCCTTTATCCCTCTTAATGTGCAGGTGAGTCAGGGTGTGTGGGGAATGACTGGGGGTCCCGGGTCTCTGGGTCTGGGTGTGTGGGAAGGGGCTGGGGGTCCTAGGTGTGTGGGGAGGGGCTGGGGTTCCCGGGTCTCTgggtctgggtgtgtggggagggactgggggtcccgggtgtgtggggaggggctGGGGGTCCCGGGTCTCTGGTCTCTGGGTcggggtgtgtggggaggggtcACTAACTGGATTCCCAGCAGCATCTGTGCACTAGTTGGCGTGTGAGAACATTGCAAACCCGTGAGGGCACATTATTGGACTCAGTGGGATTACAGGGTGCAGACTGAGTGTTAGGGGACTATTGGGGTTCACAGAGTGACAATGTTATGGGATATATGTTGGGGTGCATGTGGGTTGGGGTTAGGTGCTATGATCATGAGGAGTTTCAAGTCATGGGTTTGTGAAGGGATTATGGACACACTGGAATGTGAGGGACACAGATTTTGAGTGCGGGGGTGCACGGAGGGTTTTTGAGTGCGGGGGTGCACGGAGGGTATTTGAGTGCGGGGGTGCACGGAGGGTATTTGAGTGCGGGGGTGCACGGAGGGTATTTGAGTGCGGGGGTGCACGGAGGGTATTTGAGTGCGGGGGTGCACGGAGGGTATTTGAGTGCGGGGGTGCACGGAGGGTATTTGAGTGCGGGGGTGCACGGAGGGTATTTGAGTGCGGGGGTGCACGGAGGGTATTTGAGTGAGGGGGTGCACGGAGGGTATTTGAGTGCGGGGGTGCACGGAGGGTATTTGAGTGCGGGGGTGCACGGAGGGTATTTGAGTGTGGGGGTGTGCATTGAGGGTGTATTTTTTTGGGTTCATGCAGAGTATGTTTCATTTTGGGGTACGTAGATATGTATTTGAGTTTGGGGATTCAGGCGGTCAGTTCTCTGCGTACATACGAGGGTGTTTGATTGTGTTTGAGGGGTGTGCGTGATCTCTCCCACAGGATAAGGAGACTATGAAGCATGTGATGAGGGCAGTGGATAAGGCAAATGGATACTGTTTTGGGGACACGGAGCAGAGAAGTCTGGAGGCCATGATGTCTGCGGCAGTGGGAGCAGATTTCCAGTTCACTGAGTATCCTTTACACAGACCCTCTCCTCAGCAGCATCGCAGTGTGTTAGGCCAGAACTAAACCAGAGTAAGCTATCGTCCACAGCCATCCGATCCCACAGATGCAGAAATCCTTACTAACTGCTGCAGTTCTGTGGCAGGAAGCTCGCTGGTAATTGTCTGACTTTTACAGGTTGTGTTGTCTAAACCCCTTCCTCCTACCCTCTGCACCATGTCCCCCGCCCGCCCCCGGCTCAAGGGGCTGACTGTTGCTATGGTCCCATGGATGGTATTGATCCTCCATCAGCTCACCCCCAGTGCTCAAGCTTCCTGtaatttccacctccgtaacgcggcccgtctccgccccggccCGCGGCCCATCTCCGCCGCGGCCCCGCCCCACggcccgccccccgccccgcccgccACATCCATGCTTATGAGAGGTGGTGTagggactcgactattccaatgctctcctggccggactcccatctccgcccctccataaacttgagctcatccaaaactctgctgcccgcacccTAACtctcaccgagtcccgttcacccatcacccctgtgttcgctgacctacattggctccaggactgacactgcctcgattttaaaatcctcattcttgtgttcaaatccttcttctggccctcgcccctccccatctctggaacctcctacaactctccgagatctctgcactcctctaattctggcctcttgagcatccaccATTTCCgtcgctcctccattggcggccgtgccttcagctgcctcggccctaaactctggaatttcctccttaaacaggtacaggcacaatggactgaatggcctctttctgtgcagtatcattctataaacttttccacctcctccttttaagacgctccttaaagccaactgcttttgaccaagcatttggtcacctgtcctaatgtctctttctttggcttggtgtcaatttttgtttgttactgctcctgtgaagcaccatgtgAGGGttcactaagttaaaggcgctatataaatgcaagttgttgcgtgAACTTGGGCAGCGGGAGGCTGTTTAACGGAGGGACATGAGAGCTGAACCGGATCCTGTACTCATCTGACTTCCATACAAACTATTAACCCCCAGCAATTTCCATAAGGGGACAGGTCAGTGGATAACAATTGGCAGCTGAAACCCTGGGTGATTTATTCCCTGGGTGATTCTCAGGCCGATTGTCGTGCTCCAACTAAGGTCCAGGTTGAGTCCAGCTCGCTCTGCTGAGCAACAGAGTATGTTCAGCctctgcttttatttttaaaaagatcgCATGCTGACCGGCCTGTGACAGTAGTTCACCCCTGCTTGCCCCGCCCTCGAATTGCAGTGTATCTTTCCTCTCACATTACACACTGTACCAGTAACAAGAGCTCATTATTGTTAACTGTGATTGTATTTATTAATGTATTTCCTTAGCGATGAGCAGGACAATGGCTGCCCAGGAGAAGTACGTGAGTTGGATTGaggagagtgtggaggaggaAGTGATGCAGGTCTCACACTCTCACCCAGACTTCACCACATCGTGACTCCTCGCCCTCCGTCTGTGATGGGCTGACCCAGGGGAGACTCGGACTCCTCGCCCTCCGTCTGTGATGGGCTGACCCAGGGGAGACTCGGACTCCTCGCCCTCCGTCTGTGATGGGCTGACCCAGGGGAGACTCGGACTCCTCGCCCTCAGTCTGTGATGGGCTGACCCAGGGGAGACTCGGACTCCTCGCCCTCAGTCTGTGATGGGCTGACCCAGGGGAGACTCGGTGACAGAGACTACATCTCCCAGCATGCTTGTTGGTGCCAGGCATGGCAGTGCATTCTGGGGGTTGTAGTTCTTCACACTCGCAGCTTTAGGGCTTTAGATTCAGCCTCTAACCAATCGTGTTAATCAATCGGGGTATCAATGTTGGAAACATTCTTTCTATTTCCTGGAATTTCAGccttttgttcctttttttttgaaCGTGCCCAATAAAGATTTTTAGCAGCAGTACATCTTCCTCCAGACCAGCAGTCTGGTTAGAGACTGCTCAGAGCAGCAGAATCAGGCCTTCGAACTATTACAGGCTCAAACCTGCTGATCGGCACGGTGATCTGCGACTGTTTGGGGGCTTTGCAGCATTGGGCCCTCCTAGAAACCCAGTACTCacaaggaaggccattcggcccatcttagctcatcctgTCCCACAGACTTCCCATCGACACATCCAGTTGCGAATGATCCCTCCACtgcccagaagtccattccatgctGAGTCCTCTGCTGTCACCCCTTTTGCCCATTTGACCCTGCGCTCCTTTGACCCTTTGTCCGCAGTTAGCGTGAGGTTACAGCTGCTTCCATACAGTAAGAACTCCATAGGTCACTGATTTCAAAGCTGTGCGGTCCGGGTTTGTCCATTCAATCCCCCTATCTTGGTCCCTCTGACGGTGGGACTATGTCTTGTGGTTCTTTTCTTTACTTCCCCCCAGGTCTCCTTTGTGTCTGTGGCCAGAGCTGGATGCAGTATGCCAGGTTTACACCCTGAACCTGCATTGGACTccactgtttacattgttccttgTGTTTGTGAACTGCCAAAGCAACACCAGAGTTAAACAGATAGTCAGAGGGGTGTTGCAGACTCCCCTGTGAACCTCTTGCAGTGCGATCTACGGCGGCCTGGGGCACTGTAAGAACAGCAATCAAGCAGTAAGATTTTCAATTTCTGAATACATCAAGCCATccttattttaaaattgtaaacacGGAGCAAGGTCCATGGTGATGGTCAGGTTCAGCTTATAAACACAGCGCTTGTTCTCTGACTGACTGACGACTTGGTTTTTTGGTTTGGCAACTCGCACAGGGAGCGCAGTGATTGCTCCATTTGTTCAATATGCTAGATTATTGGCTCACCGCTGGCcctgtaccccccccccctccaggccctgtcttttccccttcccccctgggCCCAGTAACCACTGGGTCTGGCATTCAGTGTAAATAGCCACTGCTTGATTTTGATATGTGCAGTTTTGTtaataaaaattaataaagatcTCAATTTTTATGTTTGATTTTGATGGTGATACTGGCTAACCTTCCCAGTCCTCGGACATAAGAAGGGGCTATCTCGTCACTGTGCACAGGACCACATCTGTTCAGTGCCCTGGGTAACATTCCCACCCTGGAAGAGCAGAGACTGCAGTGAAAGAGGAAAACTCTATGCTCTTCCTAATACTTTTACAACTGGAACAGAAGGCAAATGGGATGAAGGCGATTGATAATGgacctccctccctcagtacatcgctccctcggcaccgccctccctcagtacatcgctccctcagtacatcgctccctcggcaccgccctccctcagtacaTGGCTCCCTCAGTACATGGCTCCCTCGGTGCATCGCCCTCCCTCGGTGCATCGCCCTCCCTCGGTGCATCGCCCTCCCTCGGTGCATCGCCCTCCCTCGGTGCATCGCCCTCCCTCGGTGCATCGCCCTCCCTCGGTGCATCGCCCTCCCTCGGTGCATCGCCCTCCCTCGGTGCACCGCCCTCCCTCGGTACATCGCTCCCAGCAGTGAAATGTCGGCCCAGATCATGTGCTGAagactctgaagtggggcttggacCCACGACCTTTGGACTCCGAGGTGAGAATGCGACGACAGGCAGAAAGCAGAAGGAAGCCAGAGGATGCAGTGGAGTCTGATGTAGCTGAGCGGAGGCAGAAGACATGCCAGCCCCTCTCAGGGGTCCTTCCGTGAAGAGACGGATACTCACAGAGCGTCAGATGCCGATGATGGTCCTGTGAAGCCACACCCAAGATGTGCAGCAAATGGCTGGGTTAGTGGTCGAGTCCCTGCCCTGTAATGCGCTACTATCCAAGAGGATTTTAACTAATTGCAGGGCAGCATGGAGAAAGTGGCAACTGCAGGAGCATGTGTCGACTTTCTCCACTTCATGTGAGATCCAGGCCAGTCACTCAGCTCAATGTGGAGGCACTGAATGAAGGATTGCTGGTCTGAGGGGACTGTGAAAGGCCAAAGTGTACAGGactgcattttatttttattcgttcatgggatgtgggtgttgctggcgatgccggcatttatagcccatccctaattgccct
It encodes:
- the gpn2 gene encoding GPN-loop GTPase 2 isoform X2; the encoded protein is MSEEPRPPVVFGQVVIGPPGSGKTTYCTGMQEFLSKLGRKVAVVNLDPANDIVPYPCSVDIAELVKLDDVMDGLGLGPNGGLIYCMEYLEANLDWLQQKMQQYKDCYFLFDCPGQVELYTHNCSVRNVLAQLTKWNFRLTAVHLVDSHYCTDPAKFISILCTSLSTMLHVELPHINILSKMDLIEQFGKLAFNLDYYTEVLDLSYLLDHLANDPFFKKFRQLNKKLVEVIEDYSLVSFIPLNVQDKETMKHVMRAVDKANGYCFGDTEQRSLEAMMSAAVGADFQFTETMAAQEKYVSWIEESVEEEVMQVSHSHPDFTTS
- the gpn2 gene encoding GPN-loop GTPase 2 isoform X1; this encodes MSEEPRPPVVFGQVVIGPPGSGKTTYCTGMQEFLSKLGRKVAVVNLDPANDIVPYPCSVDIAELVKLDDVMDGLGLGPNGGLIYCMEYLEANLDWLQQKMQQYKDCYFLFDCPGQVELYTHNCSVRNVLAQLTKWNFRLTAVHLVDSHYCTDPAKFISILCTSLSTMLHVELPHINILSKMDLIEQFGKLAFNLDYYTEVLDLSYLLDHLANDPFFKKFRQLNKKLVEVIEDYSLVSFIPLNVQDKETMKHVMRAVDKANGYCFGDTEQRSLEAMMSAAVGADFQFTDRTMAAQEKYVSWIEESVEEEVMQVSHSHPDFTTS